From one Nonomuraea polychroma genomic stretch:
- a CDS encoding sulfotransferase family protein, which yields MEYVAMAYPSPIFVAGTGRSGTSQLANILGEHPQIHRIPIETRFIVDPGGFRDLADALTIRYDPYVGDDALRRLSDILTVRLVGRRDIDRGYTVPEAIGERHYWDAVGRLWSELVASTFDEVVPAAGFGHADWAAGPFEHQSYRRAIPRYFSDRSELLEILRRAVDTMFGGAAADAEKPTWCEKTPFNLLCMDFLWELVPEATIVHIKRHPVAVVASHVDQPWAPSTVDGALAWLKPVYDRWLAWKANADLDTKRYVEVRAEDLAADWPAQRKALFESVGVDDFATTSTFRARSLDHRNDQFDSDTRALIERALADVIPTMGYE from the coding sequence GTGGAGTATGTCGCCATGGCCTATCCGTCGCCGATCTTCGTCGCTGGCACCGGTCGGTCGGGAACATCGCAGCTCGCGAACATTCTCGGCGAACACCCGCAGATCCACAGGATTCCGATCGAGACCAGGTTCATTGTCGACCCGGGCGGCTTTAGGGACTTGGCGGATGCACTCACGATTCGATACGACCCTTACGTCGGGGACGACGCCCTCCGCAGGCTGAGCGACATCCTTACGGTGCGACTGGTCGGCAGGAGAGACATCGATCGTGGTTATACCGTTCCTGAGGCCATCGGCGAGCGGCACTACTGGGACGCGGTGGGACGGCTGTGGTCGGAGCTCGTCGCGAGCACGTTCGACGAGGTCGTGCCTGCGGCGGGGTTCGGCCATGCCGACTGGGCGGCCGGGCCGTTCGAGCATCAGAGTTACCGGCGGGCGATCCCTAGGTACTTCAGCGATCGGAGCGAACTGCTCGAAATTCTTCGTCGCGCAGTCGACACAATGTTCGGCGGGGCAGCTGCCGACGCGGAAAAGCCGACCTGGTGCGAGAAGACACCGTTCAACCTTCTGTGCATGGACTTCCTCTGGGAACTCGTCCCTGAGGCGACCATCGTCCACATCAAGCGCCACCCGGTCGCGGTGGTTGCGTCGCACGTCGACCAGCCATGGGCACCGTCCACGGTCGACGGCGCGCTCGCTTGGCTCAAGCCGGTCTATGACCGATGGCTCGCCTGGAAGGCGAACGCCGATCTCGACACCAAGCGATACGTTGAGGTCAGAGCCGAGGATCTCGCTGCGGACTGGCCGGCCCAGCGGAAGGCGCTCTTCGAGAGCGTTGGCGTTGACGACTTCGCGACCACGTCGACGTTCCGCGCACGCAGCCTCGACCACCGCAACGACCAGTTCGACAGCGACACCCGCGCGCTGATCGAACGAGCACTCGCAGATGTCATCCCAACCATGGGATACGAGTAG
- a CDS encoding serine hydrolase domain-containing protein, protein MEQGNGGFSEAGLRRLREVLARHVESGKIPGLVALVSRGGATHVEAIGTMRHDGGAPMRRDTIFRMASTSKPVAIAAAMVLLDECRLRLDDLVEPWLPELADRRVLKRIDGPLDDTVPARRPITVRDVLTSTFGLGMDLTSLGTPIMNAVFEQGLTPNLPVPMPGPDEWMRRLGMLPLMHQPGERWQYHISNDLLGVLVARVTGQSFETFLRERIFDPLGMKDTGFHVPADKIDRLPTLYAPDPQTGQFLVWDEAKGGRWSQPPAFPGGGGGLVSTADDYHAYFRMLLNHGMHGNQRILSRPAVELMTTNRLTPEQNAARNAMATNNVHISHGQGQHGGWGFGMAVRTYRGDYAPIGQFGWDGGSGTATYADPANQLTGILLTQVGASTPDSTRLIHDFWSTLYQAIDD, encoded by the coding sequence ATGGAACAAGGCAATGGCGGCTTCTCCGAAGCAGGGCTGCGCAGATTGCGCGAGGTGCTGGCACGGCATGTCGAGTCCGGCAAGATTCCTGGGCTCGTCGCCCTGGTCAGCCGGGGCGGTGCGACGCACGTCGAAGCGATCGGGACGATGCGCCATGACGGTGGCGCGCCGATGCGCCGGGACACGATCTTCCGGATGGCCTCGACGTCCAAGCCGGTTGCGATCGCGGCGGCGATGGTCCTGCTCGACGAGTGCAGGCTGCGACTGGATGACCTGGTAGAGCCGTGGCTGCCCGAACTCGCCGACCGGCGGGTGCTGAAGCGGATCGACGGCCCGCTGGACGACACCGTGCCGGCGCGGCGACCGATCACCGTACGGGACGTGCTGACCTCCACGTTCGGGCTCGGCATGGATCTGACGTCGCTGGGCACTCCGATCATGAACGCGGTCTTCGAGCAGGGGCTCACGCCCAATCTGCCGGTGCCGATGCCCGGGCCGGATGAGTGGATGCGCCGCCTTGGCATGCTTCCGCTGATGCACCAGCCCGGAGAGCGCTGGCAGTACCACATCAGCAACGATCTGCTCGGCGTGCTCGTCGCCAGGGTCACGGGCCAGTCGTTTGAGACGTTCCTGCGCGAACGCATCTTCGACCCCCTGGGCATGAAGGACACCGGTTTCCACGTGCCCGCCGACAAGATCGACCGGCTGCCGACCCTCTACGCCCCCGACCCTCAGACCGGACAGTTCCTCGTGTGGGACGAAGCCAAGGGGGGACGCTGGAGCCAGCCTCCGGCGTTCCCGGGCGGCGGCGGTGGGCTGGTCTCCACCGCCGACGACTACCACGCCTACTTCCGGATGCTGCTGAATCACGGGATGCACGGCAACCAGCGGATCCTGTCCCGGCCCGCCGTCGAGTTGATGACCACCAACCGCCTCACGCCCGAACAGAACGCCGCCCGCAACGCCATGGCCACCAACAACGTCCATATCTCGCACGGCCAAGGCCAGCACGGCGGCTGGGGCTTCGGGATGGCCGTGCGCACCTACCGCGGCGACTACGCGCCCATCGGCCAGTTCGGCTGGGACGGCGGAAGCGGCACCGCGACCTACGCCGACCCGGCCAACCAGCTCACCGGAATCCTGCTCACCCAGGTCGGGGCGTCCACCCCGGACTCGACGCGGCTCATCCACGACTTCTGGAGCACGCTCTACCAGGCCATCGACGACTGA
- a CDS encoding alpha/beta fold hydrolase, with protein sequence MSITHKDAPTKTVDVGGTSFAYRQLGTGNGVPVIFLNHLTGVLDNWDPRIVDGIAARHRVVTFDNRGVGASQGRTPNSVAAMARDAIAFIRAMGFEQVDLLGFSLGGMVAQVIVEEDPKLVRRLILAGTGPAGGRGIDKVTSLTIRDTIKGALTFKDPKQYLFFTRTASGQAAARQFLERLKERTDNRDKAISLTAFRSQLKAIHAWGLQDPYDLSDIQHPVLVVNGDNDRMVPSSNSVDMARRLPDAQLALYRDAGHGGIFQYHEEFVKKALEFLAP encoded by the coding sequence ATGAGCATCACGCACAAGGACGCGCCCACCAAGACGGTCGATGTCGGTGGAACGAGTTTCGCGTACCGGCAACTCGGAACGGGCAACGGCGTGCCAGTGATATTCCTCAACCACTTGACCGGGGTTCTGGACAACTGGGATCCCAGGATCGTCGACGGCATCGCCGCCAGACATCGAGTGGTCACCTTCGACAACCGAGGCGTCGGCGCGTCACAAGGCAGGACACCGAACTCAGTGGCCGCGATGGCGCGTGACGCCATCGCCTTCATCCGGGCGATGGGCTTCGAGCAAGTCGATCTTCTCGGTTTCTCCCTCGGCGGCATGGTCGCTCAGGTGATCGTGGAAGAAGATCCGAAGCTCGTTCGCAGGCTCATCCTCGCCGGCACAGGCCCCGCCGGAGGCCGAGGCATCGACAAGGTCACCTCTCTCACCATCCGCGACACGATAAAAGGCGCGCTGACCTTCAAAGATCCGAAGCAGTATCTCTTCTTCACTCGAACAGCAAGCGGCCAGGCGGCGGCCCGGCAGTTCTTGGAGCGGCTGAAGGAGCGTACGGACAACCGGGACAAAGCGATTTCGCTAACGGCTTTCCGTTCCCAGCTCAAGGCCATCCACGCCTGGGGGTTGCAAGATCCCTATGACTTGTCGGACATTCAGCATCCTGTCCTGGTGGTCAATGGCGACAACGACAGGATGGTGCCCAGCAGCAACTCTGTCGACATGGCTCGAAGGCTGCCGGACGCCCAACTCGCACTGTATCGTGACGCCGGACACGGCGGCATATTCCAGTATCACGAAGAGTTCGTCAAGAAGGCTCTGGAATTCCTCGCGCCATAA
- a CDS encoding ArsR/SmtB family transcription factor, with the protein MDEVFKALADASRRALLDSLNARNGQTLRELCAGLDMARQSVSKHLAVLEEAGLVATVRRGREKLHYLNAAPVHEIADRWISRYDRARVQALADLKLALEETSMDAPTFVYTTYIRTTPQKLWQALTEPAFTRRYWATEFTTDWSVGSPMTWDNHGVLISDPEQVVLESEPCSRLSYTWHAITPELAKRFGWDEELLARLSGEARSKVTFTIEEAAAQVVKLTVVHDGFEPGSSMAEMVSHGWPNVVASLKSLLETGEPLPDDA; encoded by the coding sequence ATGGACGAGGTGTTCAAGGCGCTGGCCGATGCGAGCCGGCGCGCGCTGCTCGACTCGCTCAACGCCCGCAACGGGCAGACGCTGCGCGAGCTGTGCGCCGGACTCGACATGGCGAGGCAGTCCGTCAGCAAGCACCTCGCGGTGTTGGAGGAGGCCGGGCTTGTCGCCACCGTGCGGCGGGGCCGGGAGAAGCTGCACTACCTCAACGCCGCACCCGTGCACGAGATCGCCGACCGGTGGATCAGCCGCTACGACCGGGCCAGGGTCCAAGCCCTGGCGGACCTGAAACTCGCCCTGGAGGAGACCTCAATGGATGCGCCGACCTTCGTCTACACCACCTACATCCGCACCACCCCGCAGAAGCTCTGGCAGGCGCTGACCGAGCCCGCCTTCACCCGCCGTTACTGGGCCACGGAGTTCACTACGGACTGGTCCGTCGGCTCGCCGATGACCTGGGACAACCACGGCGTGCTGATCAGCGACCCGGAGCAGGTCGTGCTGGAGTCCGAACCCTGCAGTCGGCTCTCCTACACCTGGCACGCCATCACCCCGGAGCTCGCCAAGCGCTTCGGCTGGGACGAGGAGTTGCTCGCCCGGCTGTCCGGCGAGGCCCGCTCGAAGGTCACCTTCACGATTGAGGAGGCCGCCGCGCAGGTCGTGAAGCTCACCGTCGTGCACGACGGCTTCGAGCCCGGATCGAGCATGGCCGAGATGGTCAGCCACGGCTGGCCGAACGTGGTGGCGAGCCTGAAGTCGCTGCTGGAGACCGGCGAACCGCTGCCGGACGATGCGTGA
- a CDS encoding class I SAM-dependent methyltransferase — MHKATAYHDALGDHFAKHAETSPYNAYTDRPAMLQLAGDVSGARILDVGCGAGHYAAELLARGAQVVGIEGSATLLRHARARVNGHAELLLHDLEEPLRFAADASFDGVVCALVYEHVRNRVQLLGELRRVLRPGGWLLVSTTHPTADWRHFGGSYFSHDWRDLPLGDSKLSIHYQRMSLETFLGELLAAGFVLEQLIEPRPTDDLREIDEAAYNKLHHAPSFLAVKLERP, encoded by the coding sequence ATGCACAAGGCGACCGCTTACCATGACGCACTCGGCGATCACTTCGCTAAACATGCAGAGACGAGCCCCTACAACGCCTACACCGACAGACCCGCAATGCTTCAACTCGCGGGCGATGTCTCTGGGGCCAGAATCCTGGATGTCGGCTGTGGAGCAGGCCACTACGCGGCCGAGCTCTTGGCCCGCGGTGCCCAGGTGGTCGGAATTGAAGGCAGCGCCACACTACTGCGCCACGCGCGAGCACGCGTGAACGGCCATGCAGAATTACTTCTCCATGATCTCGAAGAGCCACTCCGTTTCGCCGCGGACGCATCCTTCGACGGGGTCGTCTGCGCCCTCGTATACGAGCACGTCAGGAACCGTGTGCAACTGCTGGGTGAACTACGCCGCGTTTTGCGGCCAGGTGGATGGCTCCTGGTATCGACCACCCATCCCACAGCCGATTGGCGCCACTTCGGAGGCTCGTACTTCAGCCACGACTGGAGAGACCTTCCTCTCGGAGACAGCAAGCTCTCGATCCACTACCAACGCATGTCATTGGAGACCTTCCTGGGCGAGCTATTGGCCGCAGGGTTCGTGCTGGAGCAGCTGATCGAACCGCGCCCCACGGATGACCTCCGAGAGATCGACGAAGCCGCCTACAACAAGCTTCACCACGCGCCATCTTTCCTCGCGGTAAAACTGGAACGCCCTTGA
- a CDS encoding DUF6228 family protein: MQAHELIACRETRVGAVIVERLADERPTPEVEIPGPGVTFIRLAQCERPHDDALMFFLAQAASPGLRAEVAVETIMGDGLADFLENLVTDFRGWRGTRTWTSHRADLRLEAIHSGHWVDLSWTLRSPNPSEDRDDMWSATVRTPILPGEALTNLAREVRSFLYDE, from the coding sequence GTGCAGGCACACGAACTGATCGCCTGTCGTGAAACCAGAGTCGGAGCAGTCATCGTGGAGCGCTTGGCAGATGAACGTCCAACTCCGGAGGTCGAAATACCAGGCCCAGGAGTGACCTTCATCAGGCTCGCGCAGTGCGAGCGACCACACGACGACGCCTTGATGTTCTTCCTCGCTCAGGCTGCGTCACCTGGGCTTCGCGCCGAGGTCGCCGTGGAGACCATCATGGGAGACGGGCTCGCCGACTTCCTCGAGAACCTGGTAACCGACTTCAGAGGGTGGCGCGGAACACGGACATGGACGTCCCATAGAGCTGATCTTCGACTGGAAGCCATCCACTCTGGCCACTGGGTCGATCTCAGCTGGACCCTCCGCTCTCCGAATCCGAGCGAAGATCGGGACGACATGTGGTCCGCCACAGTTCGCACCCCGATTCTCCCCGGAGAGGCCTTGACCAATCTCGCACGAGAGGTTCGCAGCTTCCTCTACGACGAGTGA
- a CDS encoding TetR/AcrR family transcriptional regulator, whose protein sequence is MVRYSKEHKQATRQRIIETAGRRLKKDGIDGSGVATLMADAGLTNGAFYAHFASKEELVATTVADQLREQRENLSEVAPGRAGVEQIVRAYLSPEHRDNPGEGCPSAALLDEIGRCTDVTRQAYTDGVLDIIDDFTARLEPHDPQSARVKTLTVYAGMVGTLQLSRALADRQLADAVLEQGIHNALTLLDATQQS, encoded by the coding sequence GTGGTCCGGTACAGCAAGGAGCACAAGCAGGCGACGAGGCAGCGGATCATCGAGACCGCCGGCCGCCGGCTCAAGAAAGACGGCATCGACGGCTCCGGAGTCGCCACGCTCATGGCGGACGCGGGACTGACCAATGGCGCCTTCTACGCCCACTTCGCATCCAAGGAGGAGCTGGTCGCCACCACCGTCGCGGACCAGCTCCGCGAACAGCGCGAAAACCTCAGCGAGGTGGCGCCCGGCCGCGCCGGAGTCGAGCAGATCGTGCGTGCATACCTGTCGCCCGAGCACCGCGACAACCCCGGCGAAGGCTGTCCGTCAGCCGCCCTGCTCGACGAGATCGGCCGCTGTACGGACGTGACCAGGCAGGCCTACACCGACGGTGTGCTGGACATCATCGACGACTTCACCGCGCGTCTGGAGCCGCACGATCCGCAGTCGGCGCGCGTCAAGACGCTCACCGTCTACGCAGGAATGGTCGGGACACTGCAACTCTCCCGCGCCCTGGCCGACCGGCAACTCGCCGACGCCGTCCTCGAGCAGGGCATCCACAACGCCCTCACGCTGCTGGACGCCACACAGCAGAGCTGA
- a CDS encoding NADP-dependent oxidoreductase has protein sequence MKAFILDRYGNNDGVRAGVMPDPEVRENDVLVQVHAAGVNLLDSKIRDGEFKLILPYHLPVVLGHDVAGVVVRVGSRVRRFKPGDEVYARPNQDRIGAFAELISIKEDDLALKPTLLTMEEAASIPLVGLTAWQALIETAKLKKGQKVLIQAGSGGVGTFAIQLAKHVGATVATTTSTANIDLVKRLGADVVIDYRKDDFEKVLHGYDVVLHSLDDETLKKSLRVLKPGGRLISISGPPDPDFAKKVGSPWILRPVMRVLSYRARRAAKRHHVSYSFLFMRASGDQLREISSLIDSGIIRPVVDRVFPFESTNEAMAYLETGRAKGKVVVKVR, from the coding sequence ATGAAAGCATTCATCCTCGACCGTTACGGAAACAATGATGGCGTGCGTGCGGGCGTAATGCCGGACCCAGAGGTGCGGGAGAACGATGTCCTGGTCCAGGTCCACGCCGCAGGTGTGAACCTTCTCGATTCCAAAATCAGGGACGGAGAGTTCAAACTCATTCTGCCCTATCACCTGCCGGTCGTTCTGGGCCATGATGTGGCCGGCGTCGTGGTCCGGGTCGGGTCTCGGGTGCGGCGATTCAAACCCGGCGACGAGGTCTACGCACGGCCGAACCAAGATCGAATCGGTGCTTTCGCGGAACTCATCTCGATAAAAGAAGACGACCTGGCGCTGAAGCCGACACTCCTCACCATGGAAGAAGCGGCCTCCATCCCACTGGTCGGCTTGACCGCTTGGCAAGCGTTGATCGAAACAGCGAAGCTGAAGAAGGGACAGAAAGTTCTCATCCAAGCTGGTTCCGGCGGCGTCGGAACATTTGCGATCCAGTTGGCCAAGCATGTCGGCGCGACCGTGGCTACGACAACCAGCACGGCGAACATCGATCTGGTGAAGCGCCTCGGCGCAGATGTCGTGATCGACTACAGGAAAGACGACTTCGAAAAAGTTCTACATGGCTACGATGTGGTCCTGCATAGCCTGGACGACGAGACGCTCAAGAAATCCCTACGAGTGCTGAAACCCGGTGGAAGGCTCATCTCGATCTCCGGCCCACCTGATCCCGATTTCGCGAAAAAGGTCGGATCGCCATGGATTTTGCGGCCGGTGATGCGCGTTTTGAGTTATCGGGCCAGGCGGGCGGCAAAACGTCATCACGTCAGCTATTCGTTTCTGTTCATGAGGGCAAGCGGAGATCAGCTGCGCGAGATCAGCTCTCTCATCGATTCGGGGATCATACGCCCGGTCGTGGATCGGGTCTTTCCGTTCGAATCAACCAACGAAGCCATGGCTTACCTCGAAACGGGACGCGCTAAAGGCAAGGTCGTCGTCAAGGTGAGATGA
- a CDS encoding alpha/beta hydrolase — protein sequence MGVSPQAQRFAQFLESVSAKSSTPGLDLVIVRDIVETNHRASTEPEGVTYAEVEANGVPALWCIPEGADPDRALLHFHFGGSVTASMHSDRKAAGHIAKAAGARSLVVDFRLAPEHPYPAQLDDAETAYRWLLSQGYEPRNIGSTGHSIGGTLAVMLPLRLLANGEATPGAIVSVSPWADLTLRNASVDENERTDKMLSRRTLELFRGAWLQDPALDFADPRISLINADLTGLPPTTVHYGEYETLADDGAQLGRRLADFKVTSEVHPLPEGQHSFVLGAGRVPEVDQAIQQMGAWLRRHLGT from the coding sequence ATGGGAGTAAGCCCTCAGGCACAGCGGTTCGCGCAGTTCCTCGAGAGCGTGAGCGCGAAGTCCTCGACGCCGGGCCTCGACCTGGTCATCGTCCGCGACATCGTCGAGACAAACCATCGGGCGTCGACCGAGCCGGAAGGCGTGACCTACGCCGAAGTGGAGGCGAACGGCGTCCCCGCCCTCTGGTGCATCCCCGAGGGCGCCGACCCCGACCGAGCGCTGCTCCACTTCCACTTCGGCGGGTCGGTCACCGCCTCGATGCACTCGGACCGCAAGGCCGCCGGCCACATCGCGAAGGCGGCCGGCGCCCGCTCCCTCGTCGTGGACTTCCGCCTGGCGCCCGAACATCCCTACCCGGCGCAGCTCGACGACGCCGAGACGGCCTACCGGTGGCTGCTCTCACAAGGCTACGAGCCGCGGAACATCGGCAGCACGGGCCACTCGATCGGCGGCACCCTCGCGGTCATGCTGCCACTGCGTCTGCTCGCCAACGGCGAGGCGACCCCAGGCGCGATCGTCAGCGTCTCGCCGTGGGCCGACCTCACCCTCCGGAACGCGTCGGTGGACGAGAACGAGAGAACGGACAAGATGCTCAGCAGGCGCACGCTCGAACTCTTCCGAGGAGCCTGGCTGCAGGACCCCGCCCTGGACTTCGCCGACCCGCGGATCAGCCTCATCAACGCCGACCTGACCGGCCTGCCGCCCACGACCGTCCACTACGGCGAGTACGAGACCCTCGCCGACGACGGCGCTCAGCTTGGCCGCCGGCTCGCGGACTTCAAGGTCACCTCCGAGGTCCACCCGTTGCCCGAAGGGCAGCATTCGTTCGTCCTGGGCGCCGGGCGCGTACCCGAGGTGGACCAGGCGATCCAGCAGATGGGTGCATGGCTCCGCCGCCACCTCGGCACCTGA
- a CDS encoding SRPBCC family protein, with protein MSGAQHTLVGQLPVALPPDETFGLFTPRGEERWVAGWRPRFPVGTGDDSAPGTAFETDSHGERTIWVVVGREPGRRVSYARVTPGSRAGIVTVEVSGDGQGGSTVRVTYELTALTPEGEGPLREFAVGYPDFLRSWEAEISRHLGSRPPNAAAR; from the coding sequence ATGAGCGGCGCGCAGCACACGCTCGTCGGGCAACTGCCGGTCGCGCTGCCGCCCGACGAGACGTTTGGGCTGTTCACGCCACGCGGTGAGGAGCGGTGGGTGGCAGGGTGGCGGCCTCGTTTCCCGGTGGGGACGGGCGACGACTCCGCCCCCGGCACGGCCTTCGAGACCGATTCGCACGGCGAGCGGACCATTTGGGTGGTGGTCGGGCGGGAGCCGGGCCGACGGGTCTCGTACGCGAGGGTGACGCCCGGCTCCCGGGCCGGGATCGTCACCGTCGAGGTGAGCGGTGACGGGCAGGGCGGCAGCACGGTGCGGGTGACCTACGAGCTGACCGCGCTCACGCCGGAGGGCGAAGGGCCGCTGCGCGAGTTCGCCGTGGGCTATCCGGACTTCCTGCGGTCGTGGGAGGCGGAGATCTCCCGCCATCTCGGGTCCCGGCCGCCGAACGCGGCCGCTCGATAG